The Chionomys nivalis chromosome 1, mChiNiv1.1, whole genome shotgun sequence sequence GGTGTAGGTGGAGGTCTCATATTTTTCAATTTAGtggaatatgtattttaaaggtatttctttATGCTTTTCTAAATTCCATTAATATCTGTTGTAGTGACTccattttcatctctaatttccTTAATTTGGGGCTTATGTTTATTTAAGTTTGGCTAAGGGCTTTTTAGTCTTGATTATCTTTTCAAAGCACCAACACTCTGTTCATTGATTCTTCCAACTTCTCCAGAGTCCCCCCTCATCTGCACAGAAATTTCTGTACTTTTCTAGAATAAATTTTGTAAATACAGAActcatgaaaaaatttaaataaaaaattattgatTTCTGCCATAATGTTAATCATGTCTTTTGTTGTGTagtatttgtttacactgtaaaaATGTGTCTTTGCCTTAGGCACCTTCTGATTGCTATAAAGAGGAGCTAAATGGACAAAAACTagacaggagagaataggtgggacttccaggcataGAAAAATGAGGAGGATTTTGCAACTTTGTCAGTAGGCTTGGAGAAAGTTGGATGTGCCATATTGAGGATAGGTAAAAAATCCAtgtggcagcacatagatgaTCAAAAGTAGGgtaatttgagttataagaggTGGGTGAGGATAAGCccaatttaaggtcaatttttcacaattaataagaagtctccatgtcattatttgggggctagcGATCCAAAAATAATCCAACAAGGAAGTTTGCTATAgtctttccctttcctcagcCTCTCCCTACTTTGTTCTGAGAACAGGTAGCCTATTAGAAGAcatgtaagttttaaaataaatatcacagtattttttctgtttatttatttactgagtgTGCACATTGATGCCATACTGtgtatgtggatgtcagagatCCACTTGTGGAAGTTCTCTCCTACTACCATTTGGGTCCTTGGGATTAAATACCAGTGATGAGATTTGGTGGAAGATGCCTCTACCCACAAATCCATCTTGTTCACCCCAATGTCACCATTTAAAAATCAGATGGATTTGGATAAATAGAATAACCAAGGTGACAGTAATAACTCGGGCTGACATATACTTCATGATAAATTATAAGAAGGGGTCATTGTCAcggccccctcgtccagcaaggaagacgcgcaacactggagctcttcttgctaagcagttttattcaggaccgtTTTACAATtatctctcactcactcactcactcactcactcactcactcactcactcactcactctcacactctcacactctcactctctccctctcttttcctctctcctcgggcaaaacctcccagcccttaagtaggcatgggcaaccaaccccgggttgccaggtgggcactgcccataggtccacgcatacgcaagcagctgacaatcattgcgtgataatagcataagtcaggcctagttgatattaggagttgattatcacagagagcactcgctttcgggatcgcggagggcgggagccagcaccatcaggtgtgactccatgcAGCTCcctacacattgccatcaagtgtggcttcatgcagctcgctacaggtCATTGACAGCTATGTGTTAAAAACAAGACTCTATTGGTTTCTACTTCTGAGTGTATGATATAAACAATCCTGTGAGTACACTCACTGGATAAGGTTAAGGAGTAGGAATAGAAGAACAGTCCACAACTGGAGCCTGGAGGTTCATGTCTAAACTGTAGAGGAATGAAGTGTTCTGGCAGGGAAATGCAGCATGCTCTCCCACTAGCTTTGAACTGGCCATGGGGCAGACAATTTTGAATTGATGATCTATTTCCAAAGTGTAATACTTTCTAGGCATGCAGTctatcagctgagctacatccatAGCTCCACAGCCTGCTTTTGCTGATAGTACTGTTACATCATCTGATCTCTGTGTTCTCTGTAAGAAAGATTACTTTTTCTAAGTGTGTTTAGAGAAGGTGACAGTTTCTTAATTTTAGTAAAAGTGTTATTACTTTCTAAATGAGTCCCTGAAGGAAGTATAACGATTACCAGGAATGTTTTGGAAACAGGAAGGATACCTTGGGAAAATCTGAAATGGTTGTCTGCTTTTGTTGAAAGCAATGCtactaattttgttttgttcacaAGGCCTGAGCGCAACTAATCTACACAGACAGATATGGCCTGGGGAGAAGAGCTCTCACATGGGAAACCCAGAGCTCAGCTGTTCCTACTGTACTGTTTTCCTGGAATTAGAAAAGTTTACTTTCCCATTCGATGGTTGCACTTTCTAACAACGTCAAGGTCAGAAACTTCCCTTTTTCCAGATGACATGAAAATTATGAGTCTGGAGGGAGATGAGGTGATGACATTTCTTCCTTATAACTGCTTCTTAGAGCCTCATTCTATGTGGTGTTTATCAAAGGCCCAGCTGGGTGAGCGTTTTTCTATTCATTAGGAGTAAGCTCTAAGTAGGTGGTGAAATGAGTTAGGGTTTTCTGCAATAAATGATtagagaattctctgcttagaattTTACTTTTGAGCCACACTGTGGTCATAAGCAAGCACAACTGATGCTTGTTGACATAAAAACGTGACTGTAAtgatttataaaacaatatactATGATCATTTACTACGATCTCTGAATATAATGTATGTGATGGTAGAAGGGGAATATTGGGAAGAGCACAGGGCCAAGCAGAAGTGTGGATAGAGACAGGAAAGGCTAACAGGGTGAAAGATGACTGAAGGATAGTATATACtgaatgaaaatgtcatgaaCCAATCACTTTTTACAATGAATGTATactaaaaaatatgtaaaaagtgACCTCAAATGGAATATTTTAAGCAGCATAACTTAGTATAGATTCTCCTGAGTGTATACTCTAATAATTCTAAAAACATGATTCCACCTAGCTAATGGCAGTTGTTTTAGGTTCTCCATCTGTGTAAGAAAACACCTGAAATAACGTAGAGGGTGAAAAACAGAGAACACGCATTAACTGGTTTGCTTGGGTACATTTATAATATTGATACATTTGaattgtgttttgtattttctcattttacaaatttTCTCATATTAACTGACTATATGCATTCTTATGAAACTTAAGCTAGGAATGTAGAAGAAATATTAACTAATTTAGTGTTTATCAGTAATTTTTTATTCCATTAAGTTTGCATAAACTTATGAATTCTTAGAAATGTTTTAAGTCCTACCTAGAGTAAAACATAAGATGTTCTTAACATTGTATAATAaactttataattttaatgtagATTTATTTACTGTACTGCAATGATTCcaataaagtatatatttttttctaggtaTTTCAAAAGTATCTCGAAATCTTACCTTACTCATTTATTAAATCTTTGTAAAGTTATTCTAACAAATATGTAAAACAAGAAATTTCAGTAAGAGTCTcgagtgttttaattaaaatacattcatttttaatatttcaagttTTCTAAATTGAACTTTGTTCATTGATATTGATATAATATTGAGCAAGTTTTTAATTTGCAGTGAGAAAAGTATTTGCAATTCTCGAATAGTATAAAATAACTAGAGCAAAAATTGCCAATGTCTCCTCTAAAAGGAGGTGTTATGAAACAGACATTCACAAAAGTGCCAAGTTAATTAAGTTTAGCTGCTGAAATCAGACGTCTATTTTATCTTGCTTGAATATCACTTACTAATGTTTATAGGAGACTAAATGGAAGTGAACGCAAATGCGGTGGCACCTGCCTGTGATCACAGCACTttgaaggctaaggcaggagcattgtgagtttgaagtcaatttgGCCTACAAAGCGAGAccctcactctcacacacagaaaatacaacagaattaaattagaaaatagaTAATGTAGAATTATGAAATcattatcaataaaatgaaacaaaatgaagccAATAACTGTCATCAAGTTTATGAATACAGAGTAGCAACAACACAAAAACTAATTGTTAGAAATATGAGTTAACATTTGCAAACATTATGGAACTTTCATTTGTTTCGagaaatttactttaaaagtctGCATGGGCGAACTAGGCAGGGCTCACAACTCTGATCAAGTCAACAGAAAACAGAGGATAAATGCCATCTCCATTTTCCTTaaagttcattttatttcacGAACATATTTGATACAACTCACAGGTTTTCACTCAAGGGCTGTACAGGTGTTCATGTTAGTACTCCTAGTGCGCACTATGCTATTGCTCTGTTCTTAGTCTCAGTAGTTCAataatgtcacacacacacacacacatacacacacacacacacattttctgtgAAGATTTTCCTATCTTTCCCAGACTTAAGTTATGGGAGTTGTGATCAATCTCTGGGTCTGACGGCTTCCCCACAGGCTCTGCAGtgacactgctgctgctgctcccttgcaggggacctggctgGTAAGTGTGAGATCGTTATAATCTGTCTATGTTATTGTGCTTCCAGTTACCTGTGCTAAATTCTATTTCCAAAgaataatttacatatttaaattctTTAAGAGTATTGGGTAATAGCTAAGAATTAATATCTTAGTAATAAGTAGTCACTATTTGTTCCTGCTGGCATTATGTATTTCATAGAGATCTCCTCATGGAACTTGTTTGGGTGGCTAAGGTCTTTATCTTTCTGAGATTCCCTAAGACTTATTAATGTTGAGGATGGTGGGCAGTGCATCAGCCAAAACCATGTATCTTGTCACCTGAAGTCACAATCACACCATGTTCTCTCTGAGCAGGCACACTGATTTTGTTCATTACTCACtaaatttggaaaaacaaaatgaaagtgaTCATTAGAAACATAATATGTTTGTATGTTCATTATATTATTATCtcctcaaagcaaaataaaaagaccagaaTAATTCATATAACAAGATTGTTCTAAAAATCAAATACTGTTATAACGAAGGGGTAAAGTGATTTTACAAGGAAGAACATGGAATCATGCAAGAAATAActcttgatttcttttgttgCACGTTTCTTCCAACAGCTGCTTTCAGACTGCTTAGTCTTCTGGTCTGGCTTAATTTAACAATGGTGGCTTCCCCACTGTTATGAATATTGATGGGCACACTTTGGGTTTTAGTACTTACAGCTAAGTATTGCAATTTATACTATTGGGAAATCCAGATGCAGCAATAACCAACAGCCACCTTCAGGGTCTGCTCTGAATGTGCTCCAGTGCTTTCCTATCAGCCTGAGCAGCCCCAGTCTTCACACTCCTGCAGACTTTGAGGTGTGTATACAGTGTGTCCTAGAGGGTCCAGATCTCTTTGGCACTGCAGTACTTtgtagactctctctctctctctggtgttttcttctattCTATGGCTTCCTGGTTACATTAACTTAAGATAATACTTTTTGTACTGTTATGGAACTGCCAGAGGcatcaaataaaaatgtctaataAATACTTGgaatttaaactaaaataaacatctGGAATTGGTGTGCCCACCAGTAACTCCAGCATTCAGGTGGCAGAAGCAAAAGTAACATAAAATTGAGAACATCCTCAGGTTCACAGCAAGGTCAAGGCCAGCATCAGGTGTAGACTAAGGTCCTGTCTTAAAAGCAAGaagcaacaaacaaaacctcagagCTCAAGGATATGTGTGTCTAATTTTTAGAGAGCTTTTCTAGAAAGTGCAGAATACTcaaaattgcaaaaataaaaaaagctccTATAAAACAAATGCCTTTTCTCAGTGAATATATACATTAACACCTCAGTTTGTAGCCATGGTAGCTATGGACTTTTCTTGTTCAGTTTCAGCTCCAGTGAACCCAAGAGAAAGATGCCACTTGATCAACTAGAAGATATGCCATTTTTTTTGTAATGATAAACGTTTACAGACAATGAATATGAAGTAGAGAGGTTGAAGTGCACAGTTTTGGTATAAGAAAGcacttttgattattttcttttatatttttatattatcatcTTTTATGTGGCTTCTAATACTGTATTAGTAAGTTGTAGATCTATAGCTAACAGTAAATGGTTATAAGTATATGGTTTGATCACTTGCAATTTTAAAGTTGGCATTGGGCTACCATTCTTACAGTTTGGACACCAACACTTGAACGAGATTTTATActgaaacttttatttattaagacttatttatttcattttatatacatatgtgttttgcctgcatgcatgttgtCCATCACTTGGTTGCCTGAGTCAGAAGAAGGCAATGGATCCCCCGGAAGTAGTTACAGATGGTCATTTGCAACCATGTCACAACTGGGACATAGAACATAGGCAACATAGAACAACATGGTGCAGCTACTGTAGATGTATGTTGGATGGAGAAACAGATGCTTGGCTCTTAAAATTGGGATAAATCTATTCATTTACTAGATTAAACTTTTTACATATTCGTGTAAATATAAATCACATGATATATGGTTTCTATATGGCTTCGTATCCATGGGGAGGTTTTATAGTGAGCTCACCAACTAACTTTTGCAATATTTCTATCCATGCCTGCATGcattaatttgtgtatgtggAATAGTAgtgaactttaaaataaaattggacaCACTTTTTCTTAGAAGATCCTGTGTCAAGGTAATTGTTTTCTATTGCTCTATCACCAAGCCACTTTTAAAGTGCTGAATTATGttaatttgataaaataatgACACTGGTAACAGGGCCAAATAACTAACATAAATACCAAAGGTAAGACTGTTGATTGAAATTATAGAAACTGCCTGTGTGTTGATGATGAGTGATAACACTGAGGCCCTTGATTTCCACTGCAAGGGAAAGAAactcttttaaaacagaaattccaTAACATCATCACTATATGGTCATCTGTGACAAGTTCATGTTTGTCACAATGTGTTGCACATAATGTTTGATAAGTGTGGCATGTTCTCTCTTGTTGGGGGCTCCTAGTTCCACATCTGCAAATGTGAGTATGCAGCCTGTAGTATCTACAGATACTAAGAAAGCAAAATGGGACCATGGCCAGGATTGGGGTGGTGAGAAGGAAGAATGGAGAGGGGACAAGTAATAGAAGGGTAACATCTGatcaaggagagaggaaaagggggctccttagagaggaggaggagacaaatCCAGAAGAAGGTGGGAGTAAGGTAAAGGGAATAGCAGAATACAATTGATCCGATAAGGGGAATGAAAAAGCAGGTGGGGAGGGTCcttagggaaggggaaagaggataAATACAGAAGGAGGATGAAGGTAGGTAAAATAACAATATGAGTGGCTGAAGAAGCTACAAGGAATCTCATCTCACTGTTAATGATTTATCTCTTCCCcaggcctcaaaaaaaaaaaaaaaaaaaaaaagaaagaaagaaaagaaaaagaaagaaagaagaaaaatagtgtTTGTCTCGGTAGCTGGGAGTTAGAAACTGAAGTCAAGTTCACAAAATGTTTAAATGAGATTGGAAGTAAACAGAGAGACATGTAGGATCATTTATGAGCATAATGGTTATAAAATTCACAGGGCATGGAAAGTGCACTAATGGTCTCCAGTTGTATCTATGTCTTTAATTTCAGACTTAAGGTTTGTAAgatttcataaaaaagaaatataaaaccaGGTGAATTGAGATAGacattttaatgattaaaatagcagggtaatcatgcatttattattttgattccATTAGAATTATGAGTCTAAACCTGGGAAGTTGCAAAATAGAGCTTATTAAAGTTATGCATTGCGAGACTAATTCACCTGATTTTTTGGATTTCTTATTTGATTATATCCCAGATTAGAATAATTTTTGTTTAGTTCTACAGGTGGTATTTATACTGAGTTCATCACTATTGTTTAGGTTTCAAGTATAAAATAAGGCAATATAAATCAGTAGGATTGAATTTCTGACACATGAGGTCCAGATGCAAAACAGGAACACAAAGTGTGCATTCTGTATAGGATGTGGCTGACAGTGCATTTATTATGCACAATATGCTATATATACAGAAATCACATGGAGGTTATATAGAAATATAGGCCATATACAGTAtggaacaataaaaataaagtgacagATAAATCAAGAATAGGTAGGTAAAATAGAATGTTGATATAGACATATTGACCAGTGAATCACAAGTTTGATGTATACTCTATCATTTTTTTAGGTATAAGAAATATATTTCCACTATGCTTTTTGGATGATTACACTTTCTACTTATGTCCTCGTTAAACAGTGTCCTTTACTGCCAAGCTGGACTTGGGGTCCTTGCCAATATGTTTCTCCTTTTCTACACTTTCATAATCCTATGTCACAGACCTAAGCCCATGGACCTGATCTCTTGTCAACTGACCTTCATCCACATAGTGCTGCTCCTCGCTGGAGGAGTTGTTTGGGTTGCAGACATATTTGAGTCACTGAACATTGACAATGACATCAAATGTAAGACAGCGTTTTACATAAGTAGAGTGATGAGAGGCCTCTCCATCTGcatcacctgcctcctgagtgtgttcCAGGCTGTCACTATCAGTCCCAGTACCTCTTTCTTGGCGAACTTTAAATTCAAGCTAAAGAAATACATAAGCTATGCTTTCTTCTATATTTGGTCTCTCAATTTGTCATTCAATAGCAACCTGATCATCTATGTCGGTGGTTTTACCAATGTGAGTGAGACCAATCAGATGAAGGTCACTAAATCCTGCTCACTCTTCCCCACGAACTACATCATCAGGGCACTGATTTTAACAGTGACAACTTCTATGGATATATTTCTTGTAGGAGTTATGCTGACCACAAGTGCATACATGGTGATAATCTTGTTCAGACATCAGAGGCAACACAAATATCTTCACAGTCTCAGCCACCAGAGATCATCCCCTGAGAAAAAGGCCACCCAGACCATCTTGCTGCTGGTGACTTTCTTTGTGGTCATGTACTGGGTGGACTTTATCATCTCATCCAGCGCAGTCCTGTTGTGGATGTACAACCCGGTCTTCCTGAGTGTTCAGAAGTTTGTGGTGGATGTCTATCCCACAATTACTCCTTTGGTACAAATCAGTTCTGATAACAGAATAATCAATATACTAAAAAATTTTCGGTCAAAATACcactagattttttaaaaaagggtatttttcttctttaataaatgtatttattttaatttatatgaatgtgtgttgtgccagcttgtgtgcatgtgtgaatttgTGATTCCCagcaaggtcagaagaggtcattgaaCTCCCTGTAACTGGATGTGCAGATGGGTATAGGGAATGATGCTGGTGCAGcaccaatattttttttctgaaaaacagACTTTTCTCTAACTGTTTAATAATCTAACTGTTTAATAGCAAATCaagattctttatatatttaaatacaattttatggTATAACACATTTTTGTGACAGTTCTGCTGCCAAGTGATATAGAGTCTTTTAAGTTCATTGCACACCATAAGCTAAAATTTCTAcagaaattttcttattttcttctttttactttatattataaATGTACCCTTGATGCTGAGACTACTCAAATGAAGCTGCTTGCTGatatttacttttttctctctctctctctcttttttttttttttggtttttcaagacaggatttctctgtagctttggaacttgtcctggaagtagctcttgtagacccggcagtccttgaactcatagagatccccctgcctctgccctccgagtgctgggattaaaggcatgtgtcactattGCCTGGTGCTAATACTgactttttaagtttttcttttgacAATATTTTAATCTACTCTCAGTCATCAATAATTGTTTAAATATCTGATTGTAGTTTTAATTCTGCTTCCTAATTATAGTTTCTctgaatcaataaaaataatgtggGTTTCAATTCCATTTTTCCCTACAGTTACTTAAACACTCTTACATGAAGTTTTCACGTACCTATGTATTCCCACTTCATTCCATCTATGCTTCCAGAAATATTGTTGGCAGATAGAAATAGTTTATACCTACATACATGCTACACAACTCatctgtgtattcatgtgtgtgtgtaggcacagaTTAAAGATGTAGTGAATGTGCATGTGGTAGCCATTGTTGTTGGCTGTTGTTCTTCATATGTCATTCTCCTTGAGATTTGAGAGGGCATCTCTCACTGTCACAAGGGGCTTACCCGATAGGCCAAGATGGTAGCCCCAGGCATTGTTTGGTCTCTGCCACTACAACTCTGGGATAAAAGTGTTCATCACCATGCTCCAGCTTTTTCAAACATCATTCTCTGTTGTTGAAAAGATGTTtgtttcatacaatatattgtgATTAGGGTTCTACACCTCTGAGTTCTTTTCTACATCCCCTCCAATAACAGccctaatataaaacaaaagcaagtagatcagaagagaaaaacaagagccaaagaaaaagcacaagaaacatatatatacatagaaacacacatgtttgcacacacaggaATCTTATAAAAACCGAAGAAACAAAAGTCACAATATAAATGTAAAGGATCTGTGAATATTCCATTTAGATTATTTTGTGCTGATTATCTACTACAGGTCATGGGAACTAGCCTTAAGAGTGGTTTATTTCCCTAGTGAGGCTCCCTTGAAGGAAACTAATGTTTCATTCGCAAGGAACTATCAAACGGAGATAACTTCCAGGTTAGGATTGCGATCCTGTGTCAACTACTCTCAGCTCTAAGACACCATGTAATGCAAACCTGTGCAgtgcctgtgcatgctgccacagtctctgaatttatatgtgtgttggtgtgctgTGTTTAGAAGGTGTGGGAGCCCACATGTGACTCAGTTTTCATTTGAAGTCAATTCTGACTTATAATGTCATTTGAATTCAAATTTGCTCCAGCATCCTTGAGGGCTTTTAGAAAGTTCTGATTAAGCACATGAGAAAGAGAATTTTGCCCATCAGAAGAGGACACACTATCTAGAAGAAAGATATTGGTTGGTTGTTCACACAAGCTTAGTACACTATTGCAGCTGCATATcttggaggcaggcagggcactgTAGCTTGAAGGGTTTGTACCTGGGTTGGTGTGCAGAGCACCCTCCAGAATGATGAACACTAAATCATAGGGGTGTAGGTTCTAGATAGGCACCAGCTCAAATTTTCAATGTTCAATGATTTGTGCAGggtattgtcttcagcaaaaAGGCTTACCACCAATTTGTGGAGAGGAACCAATAAACATCCCTGGTGATATCCTGGGTTTTGTGGGGTTTCTATGTGGCCCATTTGCTGTGGGTCAATGGttttactctgtaaagatttgtttcttgtacttgtttaataaaatgctgattggccggtagccaggcaggaactaaAGGTAGGGCgaacaggcaggaagtagaagcagggccagaagaacaggaaaattctgggaagagaaaagaggcagtgtgcagtcatcacccagacacagaggaatacAGACAC is a genomic window containing:
- the LOC130877934 gene encoding vomeronasal type-1 receptor 100-like, encoding MSSLNSVLYCQAGLGVLANMFLLFYTFIILCHRPKPMDLISCQLTFIHIVLLLAGGVVWVADIFESLNIDNDIKCKTAFYISRVMRGLSICITCLLSVFQAVTISPSTSFLANFKFKLKKYISYAFFYIWSLNLSFNSNLIIYVGGFTNVSETNQMKVTKSCSLFPTNYIIRALILTVTTSMDIFLVGVMLTTSAYMVIILFRHQRQHKYLHSLSHQRSSPEKKATQTILLLVTFFVVMYWVDFIISSSAVLLWMYNPVFLSVQKFVVDVYPTITPLVQISSDNRIINILKNFRSKYH